The following proteins are encoded in a genomic region of Treponema sp. J25:
- a CDS encoding N-acetyltransferase: MDSLNIITLTNSNIDSEHICCALSDKKCLNGVKAKKEWLKDRFKDGLIFKKFDVRQKVFIEYIPADNAWCPIEAPGYMFINCFWVAGSYKGKGYGSKLLDECFKDSEGMNGVVVLTSKTKKPYMSDKAFFIKKGFSVCDTASPYFELLVKKFRNEAPDPVFKKCVKESKINNNIMTIYYTEQCPFTDYYIGEIVKRAESIGFPLEIKKIQSKEEAQNAPSPYTTYSVFYNGQFLTHEILNEKKFDKLVEKIKMG; encoded by the coding sequence ATGGATTCGTTAAATATAATTACTTTGACAAACAGCAACATAGACTCTGAACATATATGTTGTGCATTATCTGATAAAAAGTGTTTAAATGGAGTTAAAGCTAAGAAGGAATGGCTTAAAGATAGATTTAAGGATGGTTTGATTTTCAAGAAATTTGATGTAAGGCAAAAGGTATTTATTGAATATATTCCAGCGGATAATGCATGGTGTCCTATAGAGGCGCCGGGCTATATGTTTATCAACTGTTTCTGGGTAGCAGGCAGTTACAAAGGTAAAGGTTATGGTTCAAAACTCCTTGATGAGTGTTTTAAAGACTCAGAAGGTATGAATGGAGTTGTTGTGCTGACCAGTAAAACCAAAAAGCCGTATATGTCTGACAAGGCTTTTTTTATAAAGAAGGGTTTTAGTGTATGTGATACTGCAAGTCCTTATTTTGAATTATTAGTTAAGAAGTTTAGAAATGAAGCTCCTGATCCGGTCTTTAAGAAATGTGTAAAAGAATCGAAGATAAATAATAATATAATGACGATTTATTATACAGAACAGTGTCCTTTTACCGATTATTACATAGGTGAAATTGTAAAACGGGCAGAGAGTATAGGTTTTCCGCTGGAGATTAAAAAAATTCAATCAAAGGAAGAGGCACAAAATGCGCCTTCACCTTATACTACCTATAGTGTTTTTTATAATGGACAATTTTTAACCCATGAAATATTAAATGAAAAGAAGTTTGATAAACTTGTTGAAAAAATAAAAATGGGATAA